One Psychrobacillus glaciei genomic region harbors:
- a CDS encoding CoA transferase subunit A, whose protein sequence is MKPIYNSASEAVAGIQDGMTLMVGGFGLVGIPEQLILALVEKGVKDLTVISNNCGVDEWGLGLLLKNKQIKKMIGSYVGENKEFERQVLSGEIEVELTPQGTLAEKIRAGGAGIPAFFTPAGVGTVVAEGKEIRVYDGKEYVLEESLRADFALVRAAKADKFGNLIYNKTAQNFNPMMAAAGKFTIAEVEEIVETGDLDPAQIHTPSIYVQGLFQATQEKRIERLTTRS, encoded by the coding sequence ATGAAACCGATTTACAATTCTGCAAGCGAAGCTGTTGCAGGCATTCAAGACGGAATGACACTAATGGTAGGTGGTTTTGGCCTAGTTGGTATTCCTGAACAGCTTATTTTAGCTTTAGTAGAAAAAGGGGTAAAAGATTTAACGGTTATTTCGAATAATTGTGGAGTCGATGAGTGGGGTCTAGGTCTTTTATTAAAAAATAAACAAATTAAAAAAATGATAGGTTCCTATGTTGGGGAAAATAAAGAATTTGAACGTCAAGTACTTTCAGGCGAAATAGAAGTAGAGTTAACGCCTCAAGGGACACTTGCTGAAAAAATTCGTGCGGGTGGCGCTGGAATTCCAGCTTTCTTTACGCCAGCGGGTGTTGGTACGGTGGTTGCGGAAGGAAAAGAAATACGAGTTTATGATGGCAAAGAGTATGTATTAGAAGAATCGCTTCGTGCTGACTTTGCATTAGTTCGCGCTGCAAAAGCGGATAAGTTTGGGAACTTAATTTACAATAAAACTGCACAAAACTTTAATCCGATGATGGCAGCAGCAGGAAAGTTTACGATTGCAGAAGTAGAAGAAATTGTAGAAACAGGAGATTTAGATCCAGCACAAATACATACACCTAGTATTTATGTACAAGGCCTATTCCAAGCAACGCAAGAAAAAAGAATAGAACGTTTAACAACTCGTTCATAA
- a CDS encoding MDR family MFS transporter produces the protein MPKAVWLLIIGMFINTTGNSFLWPLHTIYMHNYLGQSLTMAGFVLMINAGTGVIGNLLGGYLFDRIGGYKSIIIGISLSLGALLLLTLWHGWPEYIWFVAILGFSGGIIFPSMYAMVGSLWPEGGRKAFNAIYLAQNVGVALGPAIGGLVAANNINNIFIANLLTYVLFFVVALVFYRNLSVTSNRHAVVSNEQKKGKQKAPFYAMIIVTFGYMLTWIVYVQWTTTISTHISDLGISLKQYSLLWSLNGVLIVVGQPLIKPIINRLEQKIKAQIIIGIVIFMGSFVVVAFAESYAMFITAMVILTIGEMFVWPAVPTLADKLAPKGREGFYQGIVNSMATIGRMIGPFVGGILVEAYGTPMMILILTSLMIFAIITSLLYDLPLKKAASKTAV, from the coding sequence ATGCCCAAAGCTGTGTGGCTTTTAATCATAGGAATGTTTATAAATACAACTGGAAATTCCTTTTTATGGCCTTTACATACGATTTATATGCATAATTATTTAGGGCAATCCTTGACTATGGCTGGATTTGTATTGATGATAAATGCTGGAACTGGTGTAATTGGTAATTTACTGGGAGGTTACCTTTTCGACCGAATTGGTGGGTATAAATCCATCATTATTGGTATTTCTTTATCGTTGGGTGCATTGTTACTATTAACTCTTTGGCATGGGTGGCCGGAATATATTTGGTTTGTAGCTATTTTGGGGTTTAGCGGTGGAATTATTTTTCCAAGTATGTACGCAATGGTCGGAAGTCTTTGGCCAGAAGGTGGCAGAAAAGCTTTTAATGCTATTTATTTAGCACAAAACGTAGGGGTTGCTCTTGGCCCTGCAATAGGTGGACTTGTGGCGGCTAATAATATCAATAATATTTTTATAGCAAATTTACTTACATATGTCTTGTTTTTTGTTGTTGCATTAGTCTTTTACCGTAATTTATCGGTTACTTCAAATAGACATGCAGTTGTGTCGAATGAACAAAAGAAAGGTAAACAAAAAGCACCTTTTTATGCAATGATAATTGTAACATTTGGGTATATGCTCACCTGGATTGTTTATGTTCAATGGACTACTACAATTTCTACACATATTTCAGATTTGGGCATATCTCTAAAGCAATATAGTTTATTATGGTCGTTAAATGGAGTACTTATAGTAGTAGGACAACCTCTTATAAAGCCAATAATCAATCGACTAGAACAGAAAATAAAAGCGCAGATTATTATTGGGATTGTTATTTTTATGGGTTCATTTGTTGTGGTAGCTTTTGCAGAAAGCTATGCTATGTTTATCACGGCAATGGTCATATTAACGATTGGAGAAATGTTTGTGTGGCCTGCAGTACCAACGCTTGCAGATAAGCTTGCTCCAAAAGGAAGAGAAGGATTTTACCAAGGGATTGTCAATAGTATGGCGACAATCGGAAGAATGATTGGACCTTTCGTCGGAGGAATTCTTGTAGAAGCATATGGAACGCCAATGATGATATTAATCCTGACAAGTTTGATGATTTTTGCGATTATTACGAGTTTACTTTATGATCTTCCGCTTAAGAAAGCAGCTAGTAAAACCGCTGTTTAA
- a CDS encoding TIGR01212 family radical SAM protein (This family includes YhcC from E. coli K-12, an uncharacterized radical SAM protein.) — protein sequence MNENNFPFPSDGKRYYTWNRYLRNMFDQKIFKVALDAGFDCPNRDGTVAYGGCTFCSVAGSGDFAGDKVDLIPVQFEKIKAKMHEKWKTGKYIAYFQAYTNTHAPLPLLKEKFEAALALEGVIGISIATRPDCLPDDVVEYLAELNKRTYLWIELGLQTVHERTANLVNRAHDYPTYIEGVNKLRKHDIQICTHIINGLPLEDREMMMETAREVAKLDVQGIKIHLLHLLKGTPMVKQYEKGKLEFMEKDAYIQLVADQLEILPPEMVVQRITGDGPIDLMIGPMWSVNKWDVLNGIDAELAKRESYQGKLYQKFGVLK from the coding sequence ATGAACGAAAATAACTTTCCTTTTCCGTCTGATGGAAAACGGTACTATACTTGGAATCGCTATTTACGAAATATGTTTGATCAAAAAATATTCAAAGTCGCATTAGATGCAGGATTTGATTGTCCTAATAGAGATGGCACAGTGGCATATGGCGGTTGCACTTTTTGTAGTGTGGCTGGGAGCGGGGACTTTGCTGGTGATAAAGTCGATTTAATACCGGTACAATTTGAAAAAATAAAAGCCAAAATGCATGAAAAGTGGAAAACAGGAAAATATATCGCTTATTTTCAAGCATATACAAATACACATGCACCTCTGCCTTTATTAAAAGAAAAATTTGAAGCAGCTCTTGCACTGGAGGGCGTCATAGGAATATCTATCGCAACAAGACCAGATTGTTTACCAGATGATGTTGTGGAATATTTAGCTGAACTAAATAAAAGAACGTATTTGTGGATAGAACTAGGCCTACAAACTGTGCATGAGCGAACTGCGAATCTCGTGAATCGTGCACATGACTATCCTACTTATATAGAGGGTGTAAACAAATTACGAAAACATGATATTCAAATATGTACACATATTATTAATGGATTGCCTCTGGAAGATCGAGAAATGATGATGGAAACAGCAAGAGAAGTTGCCAAGCTCGATGTCCAAGGGATAAAAATCCATTTACTACATCTGCTTAAAGGAACACCTATGGTGAAGCAGTACGAAAAAGGAAAGCTTGAATTTATGGAAAAAGATGCTTATATCCAGCTCGTGGCGGATCAATTAGAAATTTTACCCCCGGAAATGGTTGTGCAACGTATTACTGGTGATGGACCGATTGACCTAATGATTGGTCCAATGTGGAGTGTAAACAAATGGGATGTCTTAAATGGAATTGACGCTGAGTTAGCTAAAAGAGAGAGCTACCAAGGAAAATTGTATCAAAAGTTCGGTGTCTTGAAATGA
- a CDS encoding class I SAM-dependent methyltransferase, with protein sequence MTLKRVLPFAKELLTSVIEPGNLVVDATAGNGHDTLFLAKLVGEAGHVYAFDVQPEAIQSTEEKLVEANLLSRATLILDGHENVSKYVEKEIAAAIFNLGYLPGSDLQIVTKGNSTIQAVTSLLEMLKVGGLIILVVYHGHPGGKEEKDALMDYVMQLPYSYTHVLCYQFLNQQNTPPFVIAIEKMKANI encoded by the coding sequence ATGACATTAAAAAGAGTTTTACCATTTGCAAAAGAATTATTAACATCTGTTATAGAACCTGGGAATTTGGTTGTCGATGCAACTGCTGGAAATGGTCATGATACTTTATTTTTAGCAAAATTAGTTGGCGAAGCTGGGCATGTATACGCATTTGATGTTCAACCCGAAGCTATACAATCCACGGAAGAAAAGTTAGTAGAAGCAAATTTGCTTTCGAGGGCAACTCTAATTCTAGATGGACATGAAAATGTTTCGAAATACGTGGAAAAAGAAATTGCAGCAGCTATTTTTAATCTTGGATATTTACCTGGTAGTGATCTTCAAATTGTGACAAAAGGCAACTCTACTATTCAAGCTGTTACATCTCTTTTAGAGATGTTAAAAGTAGGCGGTTTAATTATTTTAGTTGTTTATCATGGACATCCCGGTGGTAAAGAAGAAAAAGATGCTTTAATGGATTATGTAATGCAATTACCTTACTCCTATACACATGTACTTTGTTACCAATTTTTAAATCAACAAAATACACCCCCTTTTGTTATTGCGATTGAAAAAATGAAAGCAAATATCTAA
- a CDS encoding type III polyketide synthase: protein MPKIASISTYNPPYVLDQTNIEQLTKELFKDKIAQLDRLLQVFENGDIETRYFCVPLEWHQTEHSFEERNNIYIDLATKYSVEVIQACLQNTTFLQKALPSEEIDAIIFVSSTGISTPSVDARVMNHLPFSDRMKRIPIWGLGCAGGAAGISRAFDFCKAHPDAKVLVVCVELCSLTFQPNDFSKSNLIGASLFADGAACALVCGDNVDLTNNKHVPHIVDTASKWMPNSEDVMGWNIKNNGLHVVFSKSIPSIISSWLGPFVDEFLTEQNVSKDQLVNFVAHPGGKKVLQAYEDTLHLEEHQTSISRNVLKKHGNMSSPTVLYVLEQFMLKENNKDDLGLLVALGPGFCGEAVLLNWGD, encoded by the coding sequence ATGCCAAAAATTGCTTCTATTAGTACATATAACCCTCCTTATGTATTAGATCAAACAAATATTGAACAGTTAACAAAAGAACTCTTTAAAGATAAAATTGCACAATTAGATCGTTTATTACAAGTTTTTGAAAATGGAGATATTGAAACACGATATTTTTGTGTGCCATTAGAATGGCACCAAACGGAACATTCCTTTGAAGAACGAAATAATATTTATATAGATTTAGCAACAAAATATAGTGTAGAAGTAATACAAGCTTGCCTTCAAAATACCACATTTCTCCAAAAGGCACTTCCTTCAGAAGAAATTGATGCCATTATCTTTGTCAGCAGCACAGGCATATCTACCCCGAGCGTCGATGCTCGTGTGATGAACCATCTGCCTTTTTCGGATCGTATGAAACGGATTCCAATTTGGGGACTAGGTTGTGCTGGTGGAGCTGCTGGCATTAGTAGAGCTTTTGATTTTTGCAAAGCTCATCCCGATGCGAAAGTTCTCGTTGTTTGTGTAGAGTTATGTAGTCTCACCTTCCAACCGAATGACTTTTCTAAAAGTAATCTAATAGGGGCTTCTCTTTTCGCCGACGGAGCTGCTTGTGCATTAGTTTGTGGAGATAATGTTGATCTTACAAACAATAAGCATGTTCCGCATATAGTAGATACAGCTTCTAAATGGATGCCCAACTCGGAAGACGTGATGGGATGGAATATTAAAAATAATGGATTACATGTCGTTTTCTCTAAGAGTATTCCTTCCATTATTTCAAGCTGGTTGGGACCATTTGTAGATGAATTTTTGACAGAGCAGAATGTTTCAAAAGATCAACTCGTAAATTTTGTAGCACATCCCGGAGGAAAAAAAGTTCTACAAGCATATGAGGATACACTCCACCTAGAGGAACATCAAACGTCGATTTCTAGAAATGTATTAAAAAAACATGGGAATATGTCCTCTCCAACAGTACTTTATGTATTAGAACAATTTATGTTGAAAGAAAACAACAAGGATGATTTAGGATTATTAGTGGCTCTAGGACCTGGTTTTTGCGGAGAAGCAGTTCTACTAAATTGGGGGGATTAG
- a CDS encoding isoprenylcysteine carboxyl methyltransferase family protein translates to MLFFIIIFLVIIQRITEVFIAKQNEKKMLAQGAYEVGASHYPYMVTLHVSFFICLIAEVLVFNRGISPLFPLFFLIFLIVQALRIWCLRSLGSFWNTKIIILPGAHVVTKGPYLYLKHPNYVVVCIEIALLPLIFQAYITAICFTLLNLAMLSVRIPLEERALMEVTNYNEEFKKKISAS, encoded by the coding sequence ATGTTATTTTTCATTATTATCTTTCTGGTCATCATTCAAAGAATAACGGAAGTTTTTATAGCTAAGCAAAATGAAAAAAAGATGCTTGCACAAGGGGCTTATGAAGTAGGTGCATCTCATTATCCTTATATGGTGACTCTGCATGTGAGCTTTTTTATTTGTTTAATTGCAGAGGTTTTAGTATTTAACCGAGGTATTTCCCCACTATTTCCGTTATTTTTTCTAATTTTTTTAATTGTTCAAGCATTACGCATATGGTGTTTGAGATCGTTAGGATCTTTTTGGAATACAAAAATCATTATTTTACCCGGTGCCCATGTAGTAACAAAAGGACCATATCTTTATCTAAAACACCCAAATTACGTGGTTGTCTGCATCGAAATAGCACTTTTACCGCTTATATTCCAAGCATATATTACGGCTATTTGCTTTACTCTTTTAAATCTCGCGATGCTCTCCGTGCGAATTCCACTCGAAGAGAGGGCTTTGATGGAAGTTACCAATTATAATGAAGAATTTAAAAAGAAGATTTCGGCATCGTAA
- a CDS encoding NAD-dependent malic enzyme → MQNQHFIRNFIVETPSKPGNFAKVATAIGMAEGDIGDITTLKSGALTTVRDITITCKSEAQFQSVIANIEAIGNGVKIHAVTDDVLKAHEGGKIAMKSRLDVRSLGDLQRIYTPGVASVCMEIVNNPEKANYFTSIGSSVAIVTDGTAILGLGNIGSVAGMPVMEGKAVLLDQFVGLSGIPILLNTSDPDEIVETVKHIHQGFGAILLEDIGSPHCFEIEERLKAELPIPVMHDDQHGTAVVALAAILSACKSTGVDVKDAVIGQIGLGAAGLAICRMLMAYGVDEVYGLDRQEEAKQRLVNYGGKTIPTLEEMMETCDIIVATTGVAGLIKPEMIKKGQIILALSNPNPEILPNEAIAAGAAFAADGRSVNNVIGFPGIFKGALDAGAKEITYSMLIAAAQAIVGHTKPGELIPNPLDPTVHHLVARAVEEAANKEMNL, encoded by the coding sequence ATGCAAAACCAACATTTTATACGTAATTTTATAGTAGAAACACCTTCAAAACCAGGGAACTTTGCTAAAGTTGCAACTGCTATCGGAATGGCTGAAGGGGATATTGGAGACATTACAACACTTAAAAGTGGAGCATTAACAACAGTCCGTGATATTACGATCACTTGTAAATCTGAAGCACAATTCCAATCTGTCATTGCGAATATTGAAGCCATTGGAAATGGTGTTAAGATCCATGCTGTAACAGATGATGTGTTAAAAGCGCATGAAGGCGGAAAAATTGCGATGAAGAGCAGATTGGATGTCCGTTCACTCGGAGATTTGCAAAGAATTTATACGCCTGGTGTTGCTAGCGTTTGTATGGAAATTGTTAATAATCCTGAAAAAGCAAATTACTTTACGTCGATTGGCAGTTCCGTAGCTATCGTAACAGATGGTACAGCTATATTAGGTTTAGGAAATATTGGATCTGTTGCAGGGATGCCTGTAATGGAAGGGAAAGCTGTACTATTAGATCAATTTGTTGGTTTAAGTGGTATTCCTATTTTATTAAATACAAGTGATCCAGATGAAATCGTTGAAACGGTCAAACATATTCATCAAGGATTCGGAGCAATTTTATTAGAAGATATTGGATCTCCTCACTGCTTTGAAATAGAAGAACGTTTAAAAGCAGAACTTCCTATTCCAGTTATGCATGATGACCAGCATGGAACGGCGGTAGTAGCGCTTGCTGCGATATTATCTGCATGTAAATCGACTGGAGTAGATGTAAAAGATGCCGTAATTGGTCAAATCGGACTTGGTGCTGCCGGATTAGCTATCTGTCGTATGTTAATGGCTTATGGTGTAGATGAAGTATATGGTCTAGATCGTCAAGAAGAAGCAAAACAACGATTGGTAAACTATGGTGGAAAAACGATTCCTACATTAGAAGAAATGATGGAAACTTGTGATATAATTGTTGCTACTACTGGAGTAGCTGGGTTAATCAAACCTGAAATGATTAAAAAAGGACAAATAATATTAGCATTATCCAATCCAAACCCTGAAATTCTTCCAAATGAGGCAATTGCAGCTGGAGCAGCTTTCGCAGCTGACGGAAGATCTGTCAATAATGTGATTGGATTCCCAGGAATATTCAAAGGTGCATTAGATGCAGGAGCAAAGGAAATTACGTATTCCATGCTAATAGCAGCTGCCCAAGCAATCGTAGGACATACAAAACCTGGCGAGTTAATACCGAACCCACTAGATCCGACAGTTCATCATTTAGTGGCAAGAGCAGTAGAAGAAGCAGCAAATAAAGAAATGAATTTATAA
- a CDS encoding alpha/beta hydrolase translates to MWKWEAEERPKAVIVIVHSAYEHHRRYAWLIEKFRSSNCHIVMGDLPGHGVHTNANKIHDEPLDQYKDYIAQALQVAVTYNLPIFILGHGLGATLLIKVMHKLQIEYAGVILTSPWLQLKKSPSKWTNALAKLSVQQKIHHDIQLKELTRNYEVYKQYVEDPTYHTMITNAWYKEMQFLLKSIGQTTTSIPNVPVLLMTAERDKITDTTAAAGWLKKQELTEYQYKSWKNCFHDLFQEPEREEIFAYSHSFINNVLRSIGYIV, encoded by the coding sequence ATGTGGAAATGGGAAGCAGAAGAAAGACCAAAAGCAGTAATCGTAATTGTTCATAGTGCATATGAACATCATAGAAGATATGCTTGGTTAATTGAAAAATTTAGAAGTTCAAATTGTCATATTGTCATGGGTGATTTACCTGGACATGGTGTACACACAAATGCTAATAAAATACATGATGAACCTCTTGATCAGTACAAAGATTACATAGCACAAGCATTACAAGTTGCAGTAACTTATAATCTCCCAATATTTATACTTGGTCATGGACTTGGTGCAACATTATTAATAAAAGTAATGCATAAATTACAAATAGAATATGCAGGAGTCATTTTAACTTCCCCTTGGCTACAACTAAAAAAGTCCCCATCTAAATGGACAAATGCATTAGCTAAATTATCTGTTCAACAGAAGATTCATCATGATATTCAACTGAAGGAACTAACGAGAAACTATGAAGTGTACAAACAATATGTGGAGGATCCGACATACCATACAATGATAACGAATGCTTGGTATAAAGAAATGCAATTTCTCTTAAAAAGTATTGGTCAAACAACGACTTCTATTCCGAATGTCCCAGTATTATTAATGACGGCGGAGCGTGATAAAATCACAGATACTACTGCAGCAGCCGGATGGCTAAAAAAACAAGAACTAACAGAATATCAATATAAATCATGGAAAAATTGTTTCCATGATTTATTCCAGGAACCTGAACGAGAAGAGATTTTTGCATATTCCCATTCTTTTATAAATAATGTTCTAAGATCTATAGGATATATTGTTTAG
- a CDS encoding gamma carbonic anhydrase, translating into MIYPFKGKTPSIDDSAFIADYVTITGDVTIGQESTIWFNTVIRGDVAPTIIGQRVNIQDLCCLHQSPNNPLILEDEVTIGHQVTLHSCIVRKGALVGMGSIILDGAEIGEGAFIGAGSLVTPGKKIPPNSLAMGSPAKVVRELTDADKEDVQRIIREYAEKGQYYKSLQ; encoded by the coding sequence TTGATCTATCCATTTAAAGGAAAAACCCCGTCAATTGATGATTCTGCTTTCATCGCTGATTATGTCACAATTACAGGGGATGTGACAATCGGACAAGAGTCTACTATTTGGTTTAATACGGTAATACGAGGGGACGTTGCACCTACTATTATTGGACAAAGAGTGAACATCCAAGATTTATGTTGTTTGCATCAAAGCCCGAACAATCCACTTATTTTAGAAGATGAAGTAACGATCGGGCACCAAGTAACATTACATAGCTGCATTGTTCGAAAAGGAGCATTAGTTGGAATGGGCTCTATTATTCTAGATGGTGCGGAAATTGGAGAAGGCGCATTTATCGGGGCAGGAAGTTTAGTTACTCCAGGAAAGAAAATTCCTCCAAACTCACTGGCAATGGGAAGTCCTGCAAAAGTTGTACGTGAGCTGACAGATGCAGATAAAGAAGATGTACAACGAATTATTCGGGAGTACGCTGAAAAAGGGCAGTATTATAAATCATTGCAATAA
- the metK gene encoding methionine adenosyltransferase, translated as MTQRRLFTSESVTEGHPDKICDQISDAILDAILTEDPNARVACETTVTTGLVLVAGEITTSTYVDIPKVVRATIKEIGYTRAKYGFDSETSAVLTAIDEQSADIAMGVDQALEAREGSMTDSDIEAIGAGDQGLMFGYACNETPELMPLPISLAHKLARRLAEVRKDETLDYLRPDGKTQVTVEYDENNNPVHIDTIVISTQHHPEVTLEQIQKDLKELVINPIVPTNLIDEHTKYFINPTGRFVIGGPQGDAGLTGRKIIVDTYGGYARHGGGAFSGKDPTKVDRSAAYAARYVAKNIVAAGIADRCEVQLAYAIGVAQPVSIAVETFGTGKVEEVQLVSHIRELFDLRPAGIIKMLDLRRPIYKQTAAYGHFGRTDIDAPWEKTDKAEELRQKAGL; from the coding sequence ATGACACAACGTCGATTATTTACATCGGAATCAGTAACAGAAGGACATCCAGATAAAATTTGTGATCAAATTTCAGATGCAATTCTTGATGCAATTCTAACAGAAGATCCAAATGCACGTGTAGCTTGTGAAACAACCGTGACAACAGGACTAGTTTTAGTTGCAGGAGAAATCACTACTTCTACTTATGTAGACATTCCAAAAGTAGTTCGTGCTACTATCAAAGAAATAGGCTATACTCGTGCAAAATATGGCTTTGACTCGGAAACTTCAGCAGTATTAACTGCAATAGACGAACAGTCTGCTGATATTGCAATGGGAGTTGACCAAGCTTTAGAAGCTCGTGAAGGTTCGATGACTGATTCTGACATAGAAGCAATAGGAGCAGGGGACCAAGGTTTAATGTTTGGTTACGCTTGTAATGAAACGCCAGAACTTATGCCACTTCCCATTAGTTTAGCGCATAAATTGGCTCGTCGTTTAGCAGAAGTTCGTAAGGATGAAACGCTAGACTATTTACGTCCAGATGGTAAAACACAAGTTACAGTGGAGTATGATGAAAATAATAATCCTGTCCATATCGATACGATTGTTATCTCAACTCAACATCATCCGGAAGTAACGTTAGAACAAATCCAAAAAGATTTAAAAGAGTTAGTGATCAATCCAATTGTTCCTACTAATTTAATCGATGAGCATACAAAATACTTTATTAACCCAACTGGACGCTTTGTAATTGGTGGACCACAAGGAGATGCGGGCTTAACAGGACGTAAAATTATCGTAGATACTTACGGTGGATATGCTCGTCATGGCGGAGGAGCATTCTCTGGTAAAGATCCTACAAAAGTAGACCGTTCTGCTGCGTATGCTGCTCGCTATGTTGCAAAAAATATTGTTGCAGCTGGAATTGCTGATCGTTGTGAAGTTCAATTAGCTTATGCAATTGGTGTTGCACAACCAGTATCTATCGCAGTTGAGACATTTGGAACTGGAAAAGTAGAAGAAGTTCAATTAGTTTCCCATATTCGTGAATTATTCGATCTTCGCCCAGCTGGTATTATTAAAATGCTAGATCTTCGTCGCCCAATCTACAAACAAACTGCTGCTTACGGACATTTTGGCCGTACAGACATCGACGCACCTTGGGAAAAAACAGATAAAGCAGAAGAGTTAAGACAAAAAGCAGGACTATAA